The Populus alba chromosome 4, ASM523922v2, whole genome shotgun sequence genome contains a region encoding:
- the LOC118054103 gene encoding malate dehydrogenase, mitochondrial — MVLHPVVIVVFTLDLMDFQTIRVQLVKTLDHDAWHLVGRSYSSTESSPERKVAILGAGGGIGQPLALLMKLNPLISSLSLYDIANTPGVAADALVNMVSNPVNSTVPIAAEVFKKAGTFDERKLFGVTTLDVVRAKTFYAGKVKAPVAEVNVPVVGGHAGITILPLFSQVYPASFDPTVQN; from the exons ATGGTGCTCCATCCTGTAGTGATTGTGGTTTTCACTTTGGATTTAATGGACTTTCAGACAATTCGTGTGCAGCTTGTTAAGACCTTGGACCATGATGCTTG GCACCTTGTTGGCCGATCATACTCATCAACAGAGTCTAGCCCAGAACGTAAAGTGGCAATACTTGGTGCAGGAGGTGGCATAGGGCAGCCGTTGGCTTTGCTTATGAAGTTAAACCCACTAATCTCATCCCTCTCCCTCTATGACATAGCCAACACTCCTGGAGTTGCTGCTGAT GCTCTGGTTAATATGGTAAGCAATCCAGTGAATTCTACTGTCCCGATAGCTGCTGAAGTTTTCAAGAAGGCAGGGACATTTGACGAGAGGAAGCTGTTCGGTGTGACAACGCTTGATGTAGTCAGAGCTAAAACTTTCTATGCTGGGAAGGTTAAAGCTCCCGTGGCTG AGGTTAATGTGCCAGTAGTTGGCGGGCATGCTGGCATAACCATCCTCCCTCTTTTCTCTCAGGTCTATCCCGCATCGTTCGATCCAACCGTTCAGAATTAA
- the LOC118054106 gene encoding pyruvate decarboxylase 1 encodes MAHPSSALAPAPAPAPVPGHTFSGTLGHHLARRLVEIGVSDVFSVPGDFNLTLLDHLIDEPELNLIGCCNELNAGYAADGYARAKGVGACVVTFTVGGLSVLNAIAGAYSENLPIICIVGGPNSNDYGTNRILHHTTGLPDFTQELRCFQTVTCAQAVVNNLDDAHEQIDTAISTALKESKPAYISISCNLSGIPHPTFSREPVPFFLAPKVSNYLGLEAAVEATAEFLNKAVKPVIIGGPKLRVAKAQKAFIELADASGYPIAVMPSGKGLVPEHHPHFIGTYWGAASTSFCAEIVESADAYVFVGPIFNDYSSVGYSLLIKKEKSIIVQPNRVTIGNGLSLGWVFMADFLSALAKKLKKNSTALENYRRIFVPPGMPLMREKDEPLRVNVLFKHIQNMLGGDSAVIAETGDSWFNCQKLCLPENCGYEFQMQYGSIGWSVGATLGYAQAARDKRVIACIGDGSFQVTAQDISTMIRCGQRTIIFLINNGGYTIEVEIHDGPYNVIKNWDYTGLVNAIHNGEGKCWTAKVRTEDELTAAIATVTGEQKDSLCFIEIFAHKDDTSKELLEWGSRVSAANSRPPNPQ; translated from the exons ATGGCACACCCCAGCTCAGCTCTAGCTCCAGCTCCAGCTCCAGCTCCTGTTCCTGGACATACCTTCAGTGGAACTTTGGGGCATCATTTAGCTCGGCGGCTAGTAGAGATCGGCGTGAGTGATGTGTTCTCTGTTCCTGGAGACTTCAACTTGACACTTTTAGACCATTTGATAGATGAACCAGAGCTGAACTTGATCGGCTGCTGTAACGAGCTGAACGCTGGCTATGCTGCTGATGGGTATGCACGTGCCAAAGGTGTCGGGGCATGTGTGGTGACTTTTACTGTAGGTGGGCTTAGTGTGCTTAATGCGATTGCTGGTGCTTATAGTGAGAATTTGCCTATTATCTGTATTGTTGGTGGGCCCAATTCCAATGATTATGGAACGAACAGGATTCTGCATCACACTACTGGGTTGCCTGATTTTACACAGGAGCTCAGGTGCTTTCAGACGGTCACTTGCGCTCAA GCAGTGGTGAACAACTTGGACGATGCACATGAGCAGATTGACACGGCAATTTCTACTGCTCTGAAGGAAAGTAAACCAGCTTATATTAGTATAAGCTGTAATTTGTCAGGAATCCCTCATCCAACTTTCTCTAGGGAACCTGTGCCATTCTTTCTGGCACCTAA GGTTAGCAACTATTTAGGATTAGAAGCAGCTGTTGAAGCAACTGCTGAATTTCTGAATAAAGCTGTGAAGCCTGTCATTATTGGCGGACCCAAGCTTCGAGTAGCAAAGGCGCAGAAGGCCTTTATAGAATTAGCAGATGCCAGTGGATATCCCATAGCTGTCATGCCTTCTGGGAAAGGGCTAGTGCCAGAGCACCACCCTCACTTCATCGGGACATATTGGGGTGCTGCCAGCACCAGCTTCTGTGCGGAGATAGTAGAGTCTGCTGACGCCTATGTTTTTGTTGGTCCCATCTTCAATGATTATAGCTCTGTTGGATATTCTTTGCTGATCAAGAAGGAGAAATCAATCATAGTGCAGCCTAATCGTGTGACTATTGGCAATGGCCTTTCGCTTGGATGGGTTTTTATGGCTGACTTCTTAAGTGCTTTGGCcaaaaaactgaagaaaaataGCACAGCTTTGGAAAATTACAGACGCATCTTTGTCCCTCCTGGCATGCCTTTGATGCGTGAGAAAGATGAGCCTCTTAGGGTCAATGTACTCTTCAAGCACATTCAG AACATGTTAGGGGGAGATTCTGCTGTAATTGCTGAAACCGGAGACTCATGGTTTAACTGTCAGAAACTCTGCCTCCCTGAGAACTGTGG GTATGAATTTCAGATGCAGTATGGATCAATTGGCTGGTCAGTTGGTGCAACTCTTGGTTATGCTCAGGCAGCTAGAGATAAGCGTGTGATTGCCTGTATAGGTGATGGGAGTTTCCAG GTAACAGCTCAAGATATTTCAACTATGATCCGATGTGGGCAAAGGACTATCATATTCCTCATCAACAATGGAGGTTATACGATTGAAGTAGAGATTCATGATGGTCCTTACAATGTGATCAAGAACTGGGACTACACTGGTCTTGTTAATGCCATCCACAATGGCGAAGGAAAATGCTGGACAGCAAAG GTGCGCACGGAGGATGAATTGACAGCAGCAATAGCGACAGTAACAGGAGAACAAAAGGATTCTCTCTGTTTCATTGAGATTTTCGCGCACAAGGATGACACTAGCAAAGAGCTGCTGGAGTGGGGATCTCGAGTTTCAGCCGCAAACAGCAGACCTCCAAACCCCCAGTAA